The Pseudodesulfovibrio sediminis genome includes the window GCCGATCTTCATGTTTGCCAGATCCTTGACGTCCTTGACAGCGCCTTTCTTGGCCAGGAACTTCTGACCGTCGAAGAAGTAGGTGATGGAGAAGTCGATCTTCTCGTCGCGCACGCGCTTGTGGGTCATGTTGGACAGAACCATGTCCACCTTGGGCGGGTTGGTCTGTACAAAGGAAATGCGGGTGTTGTTGTTCACAACGACCTTTTCGAGCTTGGCACCAAGGCGCTTGGCGATCTCGGTGGCCATGTCGACATCGAAGCCGACCCAGTCGTTCTTCTCATCAATGAAGCCGAAGGGGATACCCTGGTTGGAAATACCGGCTTTGAGAACTTTGGTAGACATCACACGGTCGTAAGTGGGGCCGGCGAAAGCAACGGAAGCTGCCATGACGAGCAGTGCTGCCATAGCAGCGATTTTGAGAACTCTCATTTACCTCTCCTGATAGTTGAGTCCAAACAAATAAGCCCCTTCCGGACACCATATCCGGTCGAGGCATATATTCTTTGCCTAATGGCTGAGAATCTTGCTGAGAAAGTCTTTAGTCCGGTCGCTCTGAGGATTGTTAAAGAATTCCTCAGGGGTGTTTTGTTCGATGAGCAGGCCTTCGTCCATGAAGATGACACGGTCCGCAACTTCGCGCGCAAAGCCCATTTCGTGGGTGACGCAGATCATGGTCATACCCTCGCGAGCAAGCGATTTCATGACATCCAGCACTTCGTTGATCATTTCCGGGTCAAGTGCCGAGGTCGGCTCGTCAAACAGCATGATCTTCGGCTGCATGGCCAGGCCGCGAGCGATGGCGACACGCTGCTGCTGACCACCAGAGAGCTGTGACGGATAGGCACCTGCCTTGTCCGGGATGTCCACCTTCTTGAGCAGTTCCATGCCGATGGCAGTGGCTTCGCCCCGGCTCATGCCGCGGACCATGGTGGGGGCCAGCGTGATGTTGTCGATGACTGTCATGTGCGGGTAGAGGTTGAACTGCTGGAACACGAAGCCGACTTCGGCGCGTAACAGGGTCATGTTGGTTCTCGGATCGGACACATTCATCCCATCTACAGTGATGTCGCCATCCTGAATGGGTTCCAGGCGATTAATACACCGAATCATCGTGGACTTGCCTGACCCGGACGGGCCGCAGACAACGACAACTTCGCCTTTTGCGATATCGAGGTTGATATTTTTGAGGACCTGAAAATCCCCGTACCATTTATTGACGCTTTTGAAAGAAATCACATGTTACTCCAAAAATCGAATTTGGTAAAAATGCAAGAGGACTATTTACCAAAATATGACATAAAAAGCAATCATAATTCGGTGTGAGGTTGTTTCTCTGAACCAAGTTCTGCAATAATGGCAAATCTATGTTTTTTGCCCTTGTTCAACTCTGTTTTTTAACACTCCGTCATGGATTGGGCCAAACCGGCCATGGACGTTTCCTTATACTTTCTGGACATATCGCGTCCTGTCTGGGCCATGGCTTCGATGGCTTTGTCCAGGTTTACCTTTTGATAGGATTCATCCAGCGTGGAAGCGATCAGATAGGCGTTGTATGCCTTGATCGCTCCCATGGCATTCCGTTCAATACACGGTATCTGTACGAAGCCGCCCACCGGGTCACAGGTGAGTCCCAGGTGATGTTCCATTGCTATTTCCGCTGCATTTTCAGTGACCTGGAACTTATATCCGCGGGCATACGCGAGCAGTGCTGCCGCCATGGCCGAGGCCACGCCGACTTCGCCCTGACAACCGACCTCGGCCCCAGAGATGGAGGCGTTGTGCTTGCACAGGAATCCTATGGCGCTAGCGGCGAGGAGTCCCTGTCGAATTTCGTCTGAAAGTGCGCCCATCTGTCGTTTGAGCATGAAAATAATGGCAGGAATGACGCCTGCGGCTCCGCAAGTCGGAGCAGTGACCACGCAATGCCCTGACGCGTTCTCCTCAGATGCGGCCATGGCGTATGCGTTGATCGCCTTGACAAAGCCCGGCCCCTGAAAGTGTTCTTCCTTGGCCTGCGAGTACATGATGGCAGCCTTGCGATGGAGTCCTATGGGACCGGGCAGAACACCTGTAGTTTGTATGCCTTGTTCCACGGCTCGATCCATCACCTCGACGATGTGATCGAGACCCGCATATATTTCAGCTTCCGACATGCCGGTAATGGCTGTCTCGTTGGCCAGCATCAATTCGTGCAGGCGGATGGAGTGTGTGCGGAGGTGTTCCTTGAGTTGCGCCATGTTCTTGTAGGGATAGGCCGGGGCACCGTACTCCGGTTCCTGCCATCCTTCCCAGCGCAGAAAGCCGCCGCCCACAGAGTAGTAGGTCGTATCCAAAAGGATAGTCTCTCCGGCCTTCAGGGCAAAGACCATGGTGTTGGAGTGCGGATAGTCATGCTGAACCGCATCAAAGAGTATATTGGCCGGGCAGTATGTGAGTACCTTGCCGTCGATATCCAGTTCAAAGTCCTGACAGGACTTTTCCACCTCTTCCAATACATTGGGATGGCAGGTGTCGGGCTGGTAGCCGAGCAGACCGGCCATGACGGCGCGGCGGGTACCATGCCCGTCGCCAGTGGCCGACAAAGAACCAAAAAGGCGGATTTCAAGCGTGTCGGCAGCCATTCGCTGTTCTTTGGGCAGAGCGCGGATGCGTTCCATGAAGTCAAATCCGGCCTTCATGGGGGCGATGGTGTGCGAACTGGATGGGCCGGGTCCGATTTTGAAGAGTTCAAATATGGATGTAGTTATGGGCGGCATTAATTCCGTCCTCGTGGGGCGGTATCCGCATAGATCCTGATCGTCTTGTTCATTTTTCCCTCATTCGTGCTGCCCATGTGATTTGCAAAAGCGTGGACGGCACTTCTAGTACGATGCACTGAGATTCATGGAGTTGCAACCATGGAATGACATTTGAGTGAGTGAATGCATGTGCATTGCAAAGGACAGTATGCGAGGTTATTGGTGTACGGAGTCATTTCAGGGACGTCACGTGGAACGGATATTGTATCCGATCCGGGCAGATACGGTACTTTTGACACACGGAACACGTCGATGGATTTATTACAGATTGGGACAACGGGGCATAACCACCTTCTGGCAGCCGCACAGAAATCATTTCGTCTGGCTGAAAAAGCCGAGACCGCACAGGACGCATCCAAAGCGATCGGAGCCGGTGCCCGGCTTTTTTGTATGGCTTGGACTGAATTCCCACTCAACGGGCCTCTTGCTGGAGAATTGGTTCGGCTTTCACAGATTATCCCTGCATTTCAGAAATTGCTTACCCCTGAAGCCGTGCGTCTTGCCGGCGCTGTTGCACAAAAGATGCGCGGTGAGGGCGACCCGGAAATGCAGGAGTTGTTCGTCAGTGGTGACGTGGAGGCCATGAGTGCCCGCATGGAAAAAGGGCTCAAGGGGCGCAATCCTTTGTCGATTGTTCAGCAGGCCATGACCTTCCAAGGGGTTTTGTCCCGGTGGGATTGGCTTGAATCTTTCCTGACTCGTCTGGTTGTTCCCATGGAGCCGGATATTGCCACTTTTTTGCTGGCCGGAGTCCATGTCTCAAATGGTCGGTTTGCTCAGGCTGTTGCCCTGTATGAGGAACTGCTGCTTCGATTCGCTGTGCCCGGGATGCGTTACCGTTTGGCCACAGCCCTCGCCGGTGCCGGAGACAAGGAACGAAGCCTGGCGTTGCTTGGTGATGTGTTGACTGATTTTCCTGAACACACCTCTGCATTGCTTTTTATGGATAGCCTCGTCTTTCCTGCGAAACGGGCCACTCGTCTGGATGGCAAATGCGTGGTCAGTATCTATTCGTATAACAAGGCCGAAGCATTGGCCCGGACCCTGGACAGCGTGCTCGCTTCCGATCTGAGTGACACGGTGGGCGATGTGCGTATTCGCGTGCTCATCAATGGCAGTGAGGATGACAGCCTGCGTGTGGCCGAGGCCGCGAAGGAGCGATTCAATGGACATATGGACGTGGTCTCCCTGCCGGTTAATATCGGTGCACCGGCCGCACGAAACTGGTTGCTCGATGCGGCCCGAAAAGATGGAGCACAGTGGATAACCTATTTGGATGACGATGTTCTGGTGCCTTCGGATTGGTTGCTTGGCCTCGCGTCCGGTACTGAAGAATTCCCTCAAGCCGGAGTATGGGGCTGCCGCGTGATGGATGCGACTTCGCCGACCCTGATTCAACACGGTGACGGTTTTTTGCTTGGACAGGAGGACGCCAAAAGCCGGGGGTATGCGGTCGTGATGCAGGAACCGCTCACAGAGTGCGCGATGCCGTCGCAGTTCGGGTATAGACGGCATGCGGCATCGGTCACAGGCTGTTGCCACCTGTTCAAAGTGGAGACGCTCATACGCCACAGAGGATTTGATCTGCTCTATTCTCCCAGTCAGTTCGATGATCTGGATCTGGACCTCCGGTTGCTTCGGGCGGGCACTCCGGCAGCGTATCTCGGAGATGTCGCAATCAGGCATTTGCGTGTCTCGGATTATGTCAGAGAGCCGTCACAGGCCGCGGTCAGACAAGGCGAAAACCACAGGGCCGTGCTGGAAGGGAGACATGCCGAGCATCTGGATATATTGCTGCGGACGCAGGCTGCATTCGTTACAGCGGATATTGATGCAAAGAGGACACGTCTTCAAGAGGCGGGGGTGCTGCCCATTACAATTTCAGAAAATCTGTCGACCTGCGCCTCTGCTTGAGAGAGAGTTTCAAAGCAGGCAATATGCATTATCGCGTCTCCCTTGTAGACCGAAGGGAGTGATTGAGTGCCAATGACCATTCCACTTTTGGGGGAGATGAGTTCAAAGGATTCATTTCTGAACGGGTCATGTATTGTTCCCAGAATCTCCCCTTTTTTGACACGTTCGCCTAACTTGGCTTTGCCACGGAAGAGACCGCTTGCTGAAGCGCGACACCATGTCCGGTCATGGGCGACCTGAAGTGCGACTTTTCTGCGTTTTGTGGCTTTTCTTTTGGCAAGCATGCCGAGATATTCCATGACCGAAGTGATTCCCCGGACCCCGGCCCGGATGGAAAATTCATCAAAGCAGAGTGCTTCTCCTGCTTCATAGAGCAGTGTTTTCACTCCACAGGCTTCGGCAGCGGAGCGCAATGTGCCCTCTGTCCCGTCAATGTTCAAGGCGATGGGGGAGCCGAATGCTTCCGCCATGTGCAGCACGACTTCATCATCCATGTTGCCGCGCACCTGGGGGAGGTTGGTCCTGTGGTTCGAGCCGGTGTGCAGGTCAATACCGTATTGACACTGTGTGACGATGTTGTCGAACAGGACCAGAGCCAGTTCGGAGGCAAGAGAACCGCCGATTTTCCCCGGGAAGAAACGGTTCAGATCCCGTCTGTCCGGCAAGTAGCGCGTATTGGATATGAATCCGTATATGTTGACGACAGGGATGGCGTAGAGTGTCCCCGCGAGTTTGGAGAGCCGTTTCAATCCGGTCAGTTGACGGACGATTTCAATGCCGTTGAGTTCGTCTCCATGGATAGCGGCACAGACAAACAGACTCGGGCCTTCACGGCGACCATGGAAGACATGCACGGGCATGCCAGAGCCTTGCCGCAAATATGTGTCCGGTACCGGCAGTACGACTGTTTTCTGTGTGCCGGGGGCAATGGTTTGCCCACCTATTTCAATAGGACGTCGTGCCATGGTGCTGACCTTTTTATTCAGTGTATGGACGGATCAGGCTAACCTTTTCCGCGTGTTTTGGTCTTTCCGGGTTTGGCGTTTTTTTCGATGAAGGTTATGATTTTGGCAGCGATATCGATGCCCGTTGCCTTTTCGATGCCTTCGAGGCCGGGAGAGGAGTTCACTTCCATGACTACCGGGCCGTGATTGGAGCGCAGAAGGTCCACGCCACAGATGTTAAGGCCCATGATCTTGGCAGCCCGAACAGCGGTGGAGCGCTCCTCCGGGGTGATTTTTACAGGAATCGCCGAGCCGCCGCGGTGGATGTTGGAGCGGAATTCATCACCGGCCGCAGTGCGCTTCATGGAGGCGACCACCTTGCCGCCGACCACGAAGCAGCGAATGTCCGAGCCCTTGGACTCGTTGATGTATTCCTGCACAAGAATATTGGCCTTGAGTCCCTGGAATGCCTGAATGACGCTCTCGGCGGCCTGACGGTTCTCCGCCAGTACGACTCCGATCCCCTGGGTTCCCTCGATCAGCTTGACTACAAGGGGAGCGCCTCCGACCATGTCGATGAGGTCCCCGGTGAATTTTGTGGAGCTGGCAAATCCGGTGACGGGCAGGCCAATGCCTTTGCGTGAAAGCAGTTGCAGGCTGCGCAGTTTGTCTCTGGATCTGGTGATGGCGATGGATTCATTGACACTGTAAACATCCATCATTTCGAATTGGCGGACAACGGCGGTGCCGAAAAATGTGATCGAAGCCCCAATGCGTGGAATGACGGCATCAACGCCTTCAACCCGTTTCCCTTTGTAGTGGATGCTTGGGTTGTGCGACGTAATATTCATATAACACCGAAGGGGATTGATTACCTCGATTTCATGTCCCGCTTTGATTCCGGCTTCAACTAGTGCGCTGGTGGAATAGAGGCTGCTTTTGCGTGACAAGATGACAATTTTCATTTGATGCTCCCTTCTCTGATGGCCTTTTCGTATATTCTTGCTCCATGTTTCGCGCCCGCCTGCATAGACAGATGAGGGTCGACAATCAGTCGCCCGGACATGGCATTTCTTCCTAATAACATTCTGAATTTCATTTCATCACGATTGGTGAGAGTCAACTCGATTGGCCAGGACCGGCCAGCTATTTGAAGAGTGGTCGCTATGACATACCGTTTCTGGCTTTGTCCACCTGAATTCATCACTTTTCTGCGGTCAACGAGAGGCGCCTTGCAGGGGATTTCGATATCATCGTTTCCCTGCAATGGGTGGATGTTGAAAGAGACGAATTGCATGCCGTCTTCTTCGAACGGAGAGATGTCAAAAGCATGGAGCGCCGAGGTCTTGGCTCCGGTGTCCACCTTTGCCTTGATGGCCGGAACAGCGAGATCCGGCAGAGCAAGCCATTCCCGCCATCCAATGATCATTTTGGGTTCTTTTATCTTCAAACTGGCCCTCCAGTTTTCTTGTCACGACTGAGTCGGTTGGGACTGTTACTTTTGAATGCGAGTCAGCCCTTAAAGTATAGGAATTGAATTGGCAATACAAATTGGATTGCTCGAAAGTCGAATTCGGACCGCATGTTTCAAGGGGGAACCGTGTTCTGAGGCTATGAGATTTCAAGTCTGTGGTGGGTGTTATAATGTGAAGATTTTTCTTTCAAGCGAGAGAAAACATGATAATATGGTGGTTCCTTTAACTTCAACCTGTAAGGAGA containing:
- a CDS encoding ABC transporter substrate-binding protein, with amino-acid sequence MRVLKIAAMAALLVMAASVAFAGPTYDRVMSTKVLKAGISNQGIPFGFIDEKNDWVGFDVDMATEIAKRLGAKLEKVVVNNNTRISFVQTNPPKVDMVLSNMTHKRVRDEKIDFSITYFFDGQKFLAKKGAVKDVKDLANMKIGSMQGTTSIVNATAYLKSLGNANPKVTGYDGEVAMFEALNSGRVQAISTDSTILLGYAAKVPGKYELVGEFISDEPYGIGLPQDDSAWRDAINFTLQDMWKDGTYMTIYNKWFGPKSAYPFPMTSKIELWP
- a CDS encoding amino acid ABC transporter ATP-binding protein; the encoded protein is MISFKSVNKWYGDFQVLKNINLDIAKGEVVVVCGPSGSGKSTMIRCINRLEPIQDGDITVDGMNVSDPRTNMTLLRAEVGFVFQQFNLYPHMTVIDNITLAPTMVRGMSRGEATAIGMELLKKVDIPDKAGAYPSQLSGGQQQRVAIARGLAMQPKIMLFDEPTSALDPEMINEVLDVMKSLAREGMTMICVTHEMGFAREVADRVIFMDEGLLIEQNTPEEFFNNPQSDRTKDFLSKILSH
- a CDS encoding ATP-dependent zinc protease family protein; translation: MKIKEPKMIIGWREWLALPDLAVPAIKAKVDTGAKTSALHAFDISPFEEDGMQFVSFNIHPLQGNDDIEIPCKAPLVDRRKVMNSGGQSQKRYVIATTLQIAGRSWPIELTLTNRDEMKFRMLLGRNAMSGRLIVDPHLSMQAGAKHGARIYEKAIREGSIK
- a CDS encoding glycosyltransferase family 2 protein, encoding MDLLQIGTTGHNHLLAAAQKSFRLAEKAETAQDASKAIGAGARLFCMAWTEFPLNGPLAGELVRLSQIIPAFQKLLTPEAVRLAGAVAQKMRGEGDPEMQELFVSGDVEAMSARMEKGLKGRNPLSIVQQAMTFQGVLSRWDWLESFLTRLVVPMEPDIATFLLAGVHVSNGRFAQAVALYEELLLRFAVPGMRYRLATALAGAGDKERSLALLGDVLTDFPEHTSALLFMDSLVFPAKRATRLDGKCVVSIYSYNKAEALARTLDSVLASDLSDTVGDVRIRVLINGSEDDSLRVAEAAKERFNGHMDVVSLPVNIGAPAARNWLLDAARKDGAQWITYLDDDVLVPSDWLLGLASGTEEFPQAGVWGCRVMDATSPTLIQHGDGFLLGQEDAKSRGYAVVMQEPLTECAMPSQFGYRRHAASVTGCCHLFKVETLIRHRGFDLLYSPSQFDDLDLDLRLLRAGTPAAYLGDVAIRHLRVSDYVREPSQAAVRQGENHRAVLEGRHAEHLDILLRTQAAFVTADIDAKRTRLQEAGVLPITISENLSTCASA
- the rimK gene encoding 30S ribosomal protein S6--L-glutamate ligase → MKIVILSRKSSLYSTSALVEAGIKAGHEIEVINPLRCYMNITSHNPSIHYKGKRVEGVDAVIPRIGASITFFGTAVVRQFEMMDVYSVNESIAITRSRDKLRSLQLLSRKGIGLPVTGFASSTKFTGDLIDMVGGAPLVVKLIEGTQGIGVVLAENRQAAESVIQAFQGLKANILVQEYINESKGSDIRCFVVGGKVVASMKRTAAGDEFRSNIHRGGSAIPVKITPEERSTAVRAAKIMGLNICGVDLLRSNHGPVVMEVNSSPGLEGIEKATGIDIAAKIITFIEKNAKPGKTKTRGKG
- a CDS encoding L-serine ammonia-lyase — encoded protein: MPPITTSIFELFKIGPGPSSSHTIAPMKAGFDFMERIRALPKEQRMAADTLEIRLFGSLSATGDGHGTRRAVMAGLLGYQPDTCHPNVLEEVEKSCQDFELDIDGKVLTYCPANILFDAVQHDYPHSNTMVFALKAGETILLDTTYYSVGGGFLRWEGWQEPEYGAPAYPYKNMAQLKEHLRTHSIRLHELMLANETAITGMSEAEIYAGLDHIVEVMDRAVEQGIQTTGVLPGPIGLHRKAAIMYSQAKEEHFQGPGFVKAINAYAMAASEENASGHCVVTAPTCGAAGVIPAIIFMLKRQMGALSDEIRQGLLAASAIGFLCKHNASISGAEVGCQGEVGVASAMAAALLAYARGYKFQVTENAAEIAMEHHLGLTCDPVGGFVQIPCIERNAMGAIKAYNAYLIASTLDESYQKVNLDKAIEAMAQTGRDMSRKYKETSMAGLAQSMTEC
- a CDS encoding succinylglutamate desuccinylase/aspartoacylase family protein; the protein is MARRPIEIGGQTIAPGTQKTVVLPVPDTYLRQGSGMPVHVFHGRREGPSLFVCAAIHGDELNGIEIVRQLTGLKRLSKLAGTLYAIPVVNIYGFISNTRYLPDRRDLNRFFPGKIGGSLASELALVLFDNIVTQCQYGIDLHTGSNHRTNLPQVRGNMDDEVVLHMAEAFGSPIALNIDGTEGTLRSAAEACGVKTLLYEAGEALCFDEFSIRAGVRGITSVMEYLGMLAKRKATKRRKVALQVAHDRTWCRASASGLFRGKAKLGERVKKGEILGTIHDPFRNESFELISPKSGMVIGTQSLPSVYKGDAIMHIACFETLSQAEAQVDRFSEIVMGSTPAS